Within the Nasonia vitripennis strain AsymCx chromosome 1 unlocalized genomic scaffold, Nvit_psr_1.1 chr1_random0013, whole genome shotgun sequence genome, the region tttaatacactACTATGACTTTATACTATAATTACTcaatttatagaaatatatatttaaaacagtTAGGTGACAATAATTCTTTCAGCTTGATTTTATAATGCTAGctaagtaaattttataattcacTTACCTATACACCAAATTGCTTTTTTCTGAAATTTAAGTGCAAGTTACAATTACAAAAATCCAATACATTTTCTAGCAGCACACACGTGGTGGGGCATCACAATTTAGgaatgtttttaattaaacttttcttCATTGGGTTACTCTAATATTTTTCTGGTATACAAAATACAACAAAACTTTCTTTTatcgaatatttttatataaactgttttttttaacattaaaatcaattatcgAAATTGAATATTACCAATGAAGAAATAGCAGGAaaattttttacttgtttATAACCAGCACATTAGGATCTTAATTGACTTTCTTATCAGTGTTACAAAACTATGAAAAAGCTAACCAAATAGTAAGATTATAAACATAAAAACTTTGcattattttagaaaataattttgtaactTCATTTTTGTGTCTAATGATTTTCAAGTTTTGTATTATTAGTATGAAAAATTGAACCTCTTTAATTGTCAAGAATATTCATagctttaaaaatatatcatattattattgaatttttaaatacaaagAAGTTCTAAAgagcaataaatattaattatagcAAATTCTAATTCGGAACAGTTAAAGAGGCTATTGAAGTAATAGAAAtcagaaaaatttgttataaaatacacaagtataatttataaaacaaactTACCGAGCCACTTTACATAACTATTTAATAGCGATACGACTCCGCGCATATCCCAAACATAAGAATAAAGATCATAAAGTAATTCTCTATTATTGCAATACGTTAACCGCTGTAACAGCCGATTAACAGCGTTACACATGTCGTTCATTTTCGCCGCTCGAGCATGCCATTCCTCAatctatttaaaatttcaaattaaaattactaCGATGATCTATGACATTGcccttattttttatatttatatgaacttcttttataattaattctaaattttgttttaagaCCAAAATAGTTTGCTGTACTCACATCTGCTTTGGAATTGAGCTCGTCAGCTTTGGCTTTGTGCATGACAATATGGGCATTACTTTTGAGCCAGTTGAATTCCTGTAAGAGCTGTATACCTTGCCCACCGTGTTCAAACGGCAGATAAAACAGGTCGCAGAGAAGCGAGAGGTCCTCAGTCGTTAGTTGCTTGTCAACGTCCTTCATGTTTAGGGAATATTCGTCAGGTTCATCTACGTTGTCCGACCCTACATGATCCTGATGGTTTTCATGATGCATAACATCCTGCTCGACAATCATCTGAGTGCCATTTACCACAGTTGGGTGACCATCCAGCTCGATCTGCATGCTACCGGATGCTCCACTACAAGTCTGATTGCATATTTCAAATAAGTTTATGGTATTACTAATTTGCATGAACTATATTACaatgatattaaataaataaaatgtcacTTCTTAGTTAGGTTTTAGAGTTTTTAAGAAGTACGAATAGACAAGGAGAGCATCGATGTTTGAAATCTCcatattaatttgtttttatgCTATAgaatcatttaatatttttactaaaGGATCATGAGAGAATAATGATAGTTATTAGAATGATAACGATTGAAAAAATTAGCCTTACAGAAGTATTTTCCACCATAACCTCGTCGTCCTGTGCGGGCGTTTTAGACTGATGCGCTGGCGAATTGGTTGGCGTAGTATTACAATCCATAGGTTCAGTTGAGGATGGCGCAATGGTTACAGTAGGCGGACCCAGACTTCCTGCTACTGCTGAGGCCACTACTGCAGGTAAAGCAACGGGTTCACTGACGACCTTGGTATCGGAGACCAGGGAGTTCATAACAGGTCCAGTGCCCGGCGGAGGTGGGAAACCCTCACTGCCGATTACGCTCGAACAGACCTCGGCGAGAGCCTGTAGGTGATTCGAGTTATGGGAGGTTACGGTGACAGGAACCGGAATACTAGGCACCGCCACTGCAGCTGTAGTCGTCGTGGAGGTAGACGATGTCAGACTCATGCAGGTGTTCACCGATGGTATGATCGGTATGGGTATCGTCGGGGCGACACAAGGCTGCGGTTTGGCTATCACACCAAAAGCCGTGCGCTTCTTGTTGAACTCCGGCAGCCACTCGTGTATGGCGTTCTTGAGCGCGCGCCGGGGATGGTACATGTTGGGCGACAGCGTCGACGGCACGTCCTCACCCACTACACCGTCCTCCGTCTCCGTTTCCAGCTTTATGTCCGCGGAAACAGTATCATCTGCAAAAGTTCAAGGattgaattaaattaatttctaaAAGTACTTCTTACTGTGAGAACTGTACTCACTCAAACTGAGATCCCGTTTTCCATCTACATTACACCTGCTCCATTGAGCTAAAGTATGAATCGCTATAAAATTTGCACCGTATTCACAATTAGGGTTTGTCAAAACTCCTCTAAGTTTTGGTATCAGGTCTGGGGATCGACCAGAATAGGGTCCAAGAAAAACTCGCTTCTGATCATAATCATTTGCATGCAAATTATCCCAAATAACTGGGGGTCGCCTCAACACTTCTGTAATCTCTTCAATGGATTCAACTGTCAGCAGTCTGGAGATTACTTTTGGGCCAGTCCACATTATATCTATTTCTTGTGCTAATTTACTTCCTAAAGTGTTCAAATACTCTGAGCTGGAAACGTTAGGCATTGCTCGGGTTGCGCAGTATTGTGTTGGACATAAAAGAAAGCGAGGTTGACCAAGATGTTGGAAAATATCATTGGTCACGGATACcttgaaaatgtaaaaatgtgaattcaatttttatgaattcTTGACTCAGAGAATTATCTAATTATTGCTCGAATCGATACCTGGGCATGTGCAAAAGACTGAAACACCTCCTTATCGGCTTCGCTCATTTCTGGTTCAATGTCGTCAAAAAGTAACGCAAATGCTTGACAACCAAACTGACTGACTTGCTCCAATTTCCTCTTCAACGCTGTAACCTCTTTGATACTGGAATAAGTTATATCGAGACCAGGCGAGAGAGCATAATAGAACGTTATTCCAGATTCCCTAGCGGCAGTGATCAGTCCAGTTAAATGTTCGGCCTCCTCTACTGTGTATAAATCTCGCCAGTAAGCCCTGTGCTTGTAATCATCTTTTGGAGCATACAAGTACGAATCCATCCCCCATTTCTTAAGCCTAGGATAAAAGTAGTTTGTCAGTTGAATTGTGAACCATTAGTATAAAGTGAAGGAACAAAAGGCAAACTTACTTTCTAAACAAATCCTTTCGCTGCTCAGTGGTCCATGGTCGACCGTAAAATCCTGCatagtaacaaaaaaaacaacatctgagaaattataattgcaatgtaaaaaaattaaatgccATAATCAGATGTAACCAGACACTACACAATGCAGAAGTAAACAAAAGGTTGCAGATCATATTAACAAACAGCAGTAAATAGTCAGTGTAAACAAACGCGCAGCTCAGTCGTCTACCGAGGACCAGAGAGCAGATTTTATCGTTACCTTCGACAACGCCGCAGAtgaaatttccatttttcgtATTCAAATTGGCGGATCCATTCGTCTCCGCCATTGTGAACGGTGCCTCGAGTGCAGCAGGAACAGCAGTAGTGCACTTGGTCGTTTTTCCTCACAGTCCGTCACGCCGACAAGTCAAAATGCAACGAAGCGTCGTAGCTGCTGCTCACCAGAATCCTCGTCGTGGACGAGCAGCGAAGCGAGCCCAGGAGTCGTCGTTTTACCTCATTTACAGGCAAAGTGCGAGCTTTTGTGCGCTTCTCGCTTGTAGGAGCGCGCGACTACGCGCAGAGTATACCCTACGTGGATGTCGAGAAAGCGGGCAAACGGCGACAACAACGCGGAGAACCGTCCCGTTGAGTAACATGAAACGTCGCAGGTGACCGGGGTACAAGAGCTGCAGCACCGTGTCCTGGCCAAGTCCGTGGGAGAGACCGACGAGAACGGAGAGAAAGCCGAAATGCGTGTGTGTACTTtcgtgcgatctctctctACCCAGCCATCAGCTCTGCCATATACAGGAGTCAGGACTATGAAGAGCGAATAGAACTTAGaaggcggctgctgctgcggccaTCGCGGTTCCACGCGACGTCGGCGCTGCGATCGACTCTTTTGCAGGCTGTCTGCTATCATCTGCGCGTGCGAAAATGCATCGCGCGAATCTACTCTGATCACTGATGTGGGCGCCTGTTTGATGACCCAACTGCTTTATCGACACTAGTCGCAAAGTAAATACGCAAATTCATTCGATTTTCTTTTCATAATGATACTTATAGCATTAATTCGGTAAAAATCTTCCATGTTATTGTGATAAATTTCTTCTTTTGATCGACAATTAGAAACGTATAGCgcacaaaaaaatattcgcgATCCGAATAtagttgcatttttttaaaaagattaattttttgtaattcaaTTTGGATTACaacaatataaaaatgttgtatACGCGTGTTGCGGAATAAAATCGTGCTACTCGTTGCCAATAATATGCAGCGGAAAATCATCGATAAAATCTCATAAAAGACAAAAAGCTAATGTGAGTGTAAGTATCAATGAAAAAATCCAGATCAAACAAATAGAACCAAACAAAAAAGCGAAGATTACAAAGATTCGATCGTATATCATCGGCTATTATTCGGCGTCGAGCTTGGTTCACCAAATAGCTGCAGAACTGAGATACTTCTGCCTCCAATTGAAGCATAAATTAAATAGTGAGCGCCAGTCTCTCGCCTTTCAATAATAATCGTCGCGAGCGCGCAGATCAGCCAAAAACCTTTTCGCGATAAATCGAATTAACATTGGGGGGGGGGATAGCAGTAGACACTTAGACAGTAGCCAGGCAACGCGCACGcatattacatttacacaTAGCAGTAGGTATACGCCAGTCAGCGCCTCGACAGCGGCCGGGAGGCGTCCACGCGTTTTTTCGGGGGGGAATAGGCACACATGTACTTTTTGCTGATACTGTGTTTATCATGTGATTGAGAAATATGCGTCGAAGTCTGCGGCTGGTTACTGCTGTTGCTCTTACTCTCTTGCCCGGCTAAAGGGGATCGTAGTTATCGGGAATTTGGTCCACTCAACGCTACAAACTCctacaatatttaataatacttgACGTTCTCGGCGCCGCTAGATATTAGATATTTTCGATGGGAAGATTAGCCACTGATCCGACCGATCACTCGAGTACTGTCCGTCGTTGATTCATGTTTAGCGGCTTGACTTTTCTCCACGATGTTGGACCGTATAAACAGGGATTTGCTGCCCATCAAGGGCCACTACTTCCTCTACAATGCCGGTGAGTGCACAGCTTTTctttttgccatttttaaACTCGGTTCTCTTTTTCACCCTCTATgcaattttgaggttataaaaTCCCATCACTATGACGAgcatgcatatacatatacatacctATAGAGAAAATGATACATATAGATGCAAGTTATGTGCTTACGCGCGGCAAACCTATATGCACGTCTATTAATGTTTGCCATCGCAGCCACGAGTGTGGAATATCTATATCATATTCCTCATGATTGCACTCTAAgtactgataaaaaaaatgtcgatAAGACGGAATTGTCGCTTGAAAATATTGCAAGAACTCTATAGGCAATTTAATATTGATAATGCATCAGAGATCATAAAATGCCATAAAttatgatataattataacaCTTCTATTTTTTTGATCAGCCTTATTGTTTCTCCATTGTAAtatttctaattttattttactctCACAAATAATAGTCGTGTATGGAACAAGCTTGATTCTTTGATAAAAGTGATCTGTGATGACAAATTGTTGTACTGttcaaaatttgttaataaaacaGTTGCATGTAAAAAAAGCAGACCTGATTATATAGTTTagataaatgtttaaataacTAACAGAATTTTTCTGTATAATCCATATTAAATGAAACCTCTACTAATAAATGATATGTATGTTCTTTCAGCTACTGGTCCAATCATGCAATTTTTGCCAATAATAGCAAAACAGTTGGGGTTTTCAGGACTTCTTGTTGGTACAATATATACAATACTGCCAATCTCGGGATTAATAGCAAAGCCATTGTTTGGTGGCCTTGCGGATAAATTTAGACTCCATAAAGCATTTTTATAGCTTTCCAAGCAATATTAGCTATagcattttttacaataaaatttatacCTGAAGCAGAACACAGTGTGAGGACAAACTTGGCATGCAATATTGCCTCTTTTATAGAAATGCCTACCAACAATCTTATTTCCGATCAAGACACAGACGATATGAAAATTAATACTAAAGACAATGCTCATTGTCATCTCTCTTGTACGGTAAGATCAATGGAAGACATTCAAGCAATATGTGATTCTTGGCATGTCAAAAAGTATTGTTCTTTAGCAAGTACAGGAATTAAACCAGAGCAAATTGCAAGAGTAGAAAAGTTGGAATTTGAAGCTTATTTTAATGAGTCTTATGATTTGCATGTGGTGAGTAAAAAGCTGtacattgtatattttttttatttattagcaaCTGTCAACTGCAATTCATTACTACTTTTAGGGCTCAAAACTGGATCTCCGAATATTCAACATTTCTTTAGGAGATGGCGATCTACGCCCTGCTCTGTGTAGTACAAAATCCTTTCGAATTCCATGTACAACAAAGTGTCCTAAAGTTCTTTTTCTCGATAAGTTAATAAGAAATATTAGCCTCATCAATGATGATGCATCAAGGCAAATATCAACTGGAATTTTTCAATGGTTTTTATGGGCATCCATTGTCAGCTGGATTGGCATGGCTGTTGTAGTTAGTATAGGAGATGCTATATGTTTTGATCTATTAGGTATGATGATATTGTAATTCATCCTATAACTATTTTAGTTGATATTTAATTGAAATCACATATATTTGAATCTTTTAGGAGATGGTAAAAGTAGAAACTATGGCAAACAAAAAATGTGGGGTAGTATTGGAGTTGGAATATTTGGCATAAGTGCAGGATACCTGACAGATCTTTCAAGTAAAGGAGAGGAGACAAAAGACTATTCTTGTATTTTCTACCTTATGCTAACTGCCATGATTCTTGATATCTTAGTTTCTTctagattaaaaaaagtatctatattttataattataaattactaaaaataaagaattatcACTGTAATTATGTAAAATGCTTTGCACAGAGTAGCTTAGATCATTCAAATGAACCATCTGTTCTGTGGGAGCTTTGGTCCATTGCAAGAGAAGGAAGAGTTCTGGTATTTGCTTGGTGGTGCATTGGAGCAGGAATGTGCACAGGAGTTATTTGGaactttttattttggtaCACTGAAGAAATTTCTCCAGCTCAGTCACAAAAGGAATGGTTAAAAACATTACAAGGATTACTCACAGGAGTGCAATGCTTTCTTGGGGAAATGccatttaattttatatctggCAATATTCTGCGAAAAGTTGGACATATAAATGTTATGAGCCTTGTACTACTTGCTTTTTCAATAAggtaaattaaatttgtacatttttttcttatttttagaATCAGTTCATATGACAtaatatttgttatttttttttattacagatTTATGGCATACAGTATGTTTTCCAATGCGTGggtatttttaattattgaacTTCTTCATGGACCTACACTTGGCTTATGCTGGCCAACTATGGTTTCATATGGTGATAAAGTAGCACCTTCAGGTACAAAAGCGACAATTCAAGGTCTCGTTGGAGCAGTATTTGAAGGGATAggtaattttcataaattaaccaaataaatttttatcacTCGTGCTCGGATAGTGCCGCATAACGCAACGGGTTTACCTTGataaataatgacgtcattgactaacgtcattaaatgacgttaaatgacgtcatttgttgCTACAAATTAGAActttttatgacgtcattattttcaataggttgtacttctaaatacttatactcAGGTAGGACCTATGtaggcaaccattttatcaattttgaagtatttaagagtataagtatttagaagtacaacttattgaaaataatgacgtcataaaaggttCCAATTTGTAGCAACAAATGACGTCACAAAAttacgtcattattttcaataggGTCATCAGGTGAGGTTGGAGGTAAAAGCGTTAGGTTATAACTGTTATAAGCAAAATCGTTGCGTAATGAAAAAGttatgaaaaaaacgcaacGCTTCTCGTAGTGACCTCACAGTCTACATAACCTCTCCCATTATAGCCTCGGCATAACCGTACGTTATGCGGCACTTTATCGTCGCactcgtgaaaaaaaaatagtgtaGGCAACGATTACGATAAGTTGCCAATCCGCCCGCGTGTGTAATTGTCAACTTATCGCACtcgttgcacaatatactattttgatAACGTTTGATACGCGtgcgaaaagttgattctacactCGTAAGATTCTTTCACTCGTGTAGAATCGACGGCTTTTTCGCAattgtatcgaaatatactaATATGAAATTGTCtctttttgttaataaatcATTGGTTTTGTACAGGCGTGTCATTAGGAAGTTTACTTTGTGGCTATCTTATTGACCAATACAAAGGTGTAGTGACGTTTAGAGTCTTCTCAGTCGGCGCGCTTGTTTGGTTAAGCATCTTTTGGATAATGCAGCTTTTACTACGAAAAGCTAAAGCATATCCATTGCAACAAGGCCATATCCGTGAGTAAAGGACTACTTCACGTGGGAATTTTAACGATTTgtattattgtattattattaactaaTTGAAGCTATGTATTAATGCCTTTAATTACTTATAATTAGTATTGTTCAGTtgtgtttgaaattttttacacATTTACTTCAATTTGTTTTAGTTATGTTTGATAAAActtctgattttttattttaaatattgtcttattttttaatgaatttccTTTTTATGCatgcatttaaaaatatacccATCAGTACGTTTTACAATTGAAATTCCTGTCACTTTCAGATTTGGCAAGTTATGCTCCTCCTGATGATGATGCAATTCTCATGACTATGAGTCAAGAGATGCAGACATATTAAAAAAGGATCTGGATTAATTAAGAACCAAAGTCATCTTTGTATCAAAGTTCATACTCATAATGCAAAGCCACCGAGCTTTACAAGATCGTATTTCACCCTTTAGTTTTAACTATTTATATCAATTACATGAGTAATTTGTTATAAGAATGTTGTAAATGtattgttttataattatttgctttgattataacttttgaaaaactaccTAATCTGCTTATACAGCGTAAACCATGTCattactttttactttttgattaaaatcaCGATTGAAAAAACATATTTGGTCAATTATTTGACGCGTGATCAATCGTTAACCAGTATTACgtaaataatgtaataaagtgtatgtatatagcaattaataataatacacgtTTTTATACATTGAATTATaggatttttcaaatttacctTTCATCATAAAGTATTCATCGTTTTTGAAATGGTGCTTCCGCATCGGTTAgtgtttataaattaaaaactctAATAGGAGGATTTAAAAAACGTTCTACGGAAGTAAATTACTACAAcagtaatttaattattattatattttaatactaTCATGCACAtttgatttgtttaaatttaacgattaattttgaaaaaatagaaaatgctTGGTTTCGCTTATAGTGACAAATTTAGAATTTCGTAGATAATTCGATCGAGTATAAGTATGTCTCCTCAATTGacattttgataaatatcacTTTTGTATTCAAAGGagaaacaatgaaaaaaacgtttttagaaaatcatGCAGGATACTTATTTTCAAACTTAAATgatgtttaattttttcgatttttttttttgcgccaACCTAATGTGAACAATTCAGTCAAATAATTACGACGATAGCTATACTATAGCTTCCATTAATTATCATACAGATGCTCACACGTGAATGTCCGCTGACGCTCTGAGCAAAGTAAGACGAGAAAAGGGTCCACCAATGCAACTTTGTGGTAGTCCGACTTATCCAATCACTTACCAGCATTAAATAGCGCAAAGGATTTGGACACAAGGTGCATTAAAACCAAGGTAAGGTCAAAGACTCATCAATCTGAGTCAGTTATAGCTCCATATACTCCGGAGGTACACCCCtaaaaaaaacgtttaaaaaaCGAGATTACCGACCCCGAAGGGGTGCCGGGATGAAACCTATTTTAATCAATGTATTATGATGTTGCGAAAAAAAACCTTCATGGCATTTTTTCGTACCAATGGTCAATTATTTACTATGAACAAAAAAGTTTCAaaacttataaaaattaaaaaatcgataCGAAAATGCattttcttaacacgtgcataaaaaagactCGTTTGCATACATCTAAAGTGAATGACAAGCTGTTCATTTCGAGCGTGCGGGAGGGAATGGCTATTGCCTCCCGCTATACTCACAAACACTCCAAATGAAtccaattttgaaaaattttgcaaatttttgaaagagaGTGGCTTACGACTCAAAATGCATAACTTACCGTTCACTCTAAatgcatgaaaacgggtcTGTAAaggcacttgtcaaaaaaagtacgTGTGTAACAAGGGGGAGGGGGGGAGGACAATTTCTACCTCGGGTGAGATTTGAACCCTCGCTATAAATACccccttccccccccccctagttgcacaatatactattattatgcATTTGGGCAAAACTAAGTTCTTTTGTGCtcttgtaatttttttcgaaaaacgctttgttttgattttatgtCAAAAAATAACCCGAACAAGCCATTTTGAAATACGTTTTTCTCTAGCTCTACTGcagttttttgaattttctttgTTCGAGGTTCGTCactgaaagttatattttcaTGTGATTTATTTGTTATCTTTTGGCAACCTCGTAAAATTCACCAACTTAT harbors:
- the LOC100119788 gene encoding protein O-GlcNAcase isoform X1, with translation MAETNGSANLNTKNGNFICGVVEGFYGRPWTTEQRKDLFRKLKKWGMDSYLYAPKDDYKHRAYWRDLYTVEEAEHLTGLITAARESGITFYYALSPGLDITYSSIKEVTALKRKLEQVSQFGCQAFALLFDDIEPEMSEADKEVFQSFAHAQVSVTNDIFQHLGQPRFLLCPTQYCATRAMPNVSSSEYLNTLGSKLAQEIDIMWTGPKVISRLLTVESIEEITEVLRRPPVIWDNLHANDYDQKRVFLGPYSGRSPDLIPKLRGVLTNPNCEYGANFIAIHTLAQWSRCNVDGKRDLSLNDTVSADIKLETETEDGVVGEDVPSTLSPNMYHPRRALKNAIHEWLPEFNKKRTAFGVIAKPQPCVAPTIPIPIIPSVNTCMSLTSSTSTTTTAAVAVPSIPVPVTVTSHNSNHLQALAEVCSSVIGSEGFPPPPGTGPVMNSLVSDTKVVSEPVALPAVVASAVAGSLGPPTVTIAPSSTEPMDCNTTPTNSPAHQSKTPAQDDEVMVENTSTCSGASGSMQIELDGHPTVVNGTQMIVEQDVMHHENHQDHVGSDNVDEPDEYSLNMKDVDKQLTTEDLSLLCDLFYLPFEHGGQGIQLLQEFNWLKSNAHIVMHKAKADELNSKADIEEWHARAAKMNDMCNAVNRLLQRLTYCNNRELLYDLYSYVWDMRGVVSLLNSYVKWLAFGRFPATMTTFTQGSYTWFSNGWKETFMSGDQEPWVFRGGLTADLQRLIPVDSGNDLFVYKAPEVPSSKIYTIRPYLPSDEEAVYSVCNQIHNCSTTSAVADRMVGGFLTLSPELCMVVEDETGIVGYGLTTLNVKTYNQKLAVSWISEMQLKYPLQSLTSDMSQDEQEAIQYFHTFVPDVPEQLCRQHPSKLVCSILPVVADQSVPKRLITCILAALRANGSFGVHATMSVTDKDAREFFVRLGFVDLIPPLEDSSTTTTMCRSF
- the LOC100119788 gene encoding protein O-GlcNAcase isoform X2, which gives rise to MAETNGSANLNTKNGNFICGVVEGFYGRPWTTEQRKDLFRKLKKWGMDSYLYAPKDDYKHRAYWRDLYTVEEAEHLTGLITAARESGITFYYALSPGLDITYSSIKEVTALKRKLEQVSQFGCQAFALLFDDIEPEMSEADKEVFQSFAHAQVSVTNDIFQHLGQPRFLLCPTQYCATRAMPNVSSSEYLNTLGSKLAQEIDIMWTGPKVISRLLTVESIEEITEVLRRPPVIWDNLHANDYDQKRVFLGPYSGRSPDLIPKLRGVLTNPNCEYGANFIAIHTLAQWSRCNVDGKRDLSLNDTVSADIKLETETEDGVVGEDVPSTLSPNMYHPRRALKNAIHEWLPEFNKKRTAFGVIAKPQPCVAPTIPIPIIPSVNTCMSLTSSTSTTTTAAVAVPSIPVPVTVTSHNSNHLQALAEVCSSVIGSEGFPPPPGTGPVMNSLVSDTKVVSEPVALPAVVASAVAGSLGPPTVTIAPSSTEPMDCNTTPTNSPAHQSKTPAQDDEVMVENTSTCSGASGSMQIELDGHPTVVNGTQMIVEQDVMHHENHQDHVGSDNVDEPDEYSLNMKDVDKQLTTEDLSLLCDLFYLPFEHGGQGIQLLQEFNWLKSNAHIVMHKAKADELNSKADIEEWHARAAKMNDMCNAVNRLLQRLTYCNNRELLYDLYSYVWDMRGVVSLLNSYVKWLGFSNGWKETFMSGDQEPWVFRGGLTADLQRLIPVDSGNDLFVYKAPEVPSSKIYTIRPYLPSDEEAVYSVCNQIHNCSTTSAVADRMVGGFLTLSPELCMVVEDETGIVGYGLTTLNVKTYNQKLAVSWISEMQLKYPLQSLTSDMSQDEQEAIQYFHTFVPDVPEQLCRQHPSKLVCSILPVVADQSVPKRLITCILAALRANGSFGVHATMSVTDKDAREFFVRLGFVDLIPPLEDSSTTTTMCRSF
- the LOC100119827 gene encoding LOW QUALITY PROTEIN: major facilitator superfamily domain-containing protein 6 (The sequence of the model RefSeq protein was modified relative to this genomic sequence to represent the inferred CDS: inserted 1 base in 1 codon), whose translation is MLDRINRDLLPIKGHYFLYNAATGPIMQFLPIIAKQLGFSGLLVGTIYTILPISGLIAKPLFGGLADKFRLHKXIFIAFQAILAIAFFTIKFIPEAEHSVRTNLACNIASFIEMPTNNLISDQDTDDMKINTKDNAHCHLSCTVRSMEDIQAICDSWHVKKYCSLASTGIKPEQIARVEKLEFEAYFNESYDLHVGSKLDLRIFNISLGDGDLRPALCSTKSFRIPCTTKCPKVLFLDKLIRNISLINDDASRQISTGIFQWFLWASIVSWIGMAVVVSIGDAICFDLLGDGKSRNYGKQKMWGSIGVGIFGISAGYLTDLSSKGEETKDYSCIFYLMLTAMILDILVSSRLKKSSLDHSNEPSVLWELWSIAREGRVLVFAWWCIGAGMCTGVIWNFLFWYTEEISPAQSQKEWLKTLQGLLTGVQCFLGEMPFNFISGNILRKVGHINVMSLVLLAFSIRFMAYSMFSNAWVFLIIELLHGPTLGLCWPTMVSYGDKVAPSGTKATIQGLVGAVFEGIGVSLGSLLCGYLIDQYKGVVTFRVFSVGALVWLSIFWIMQLLLRKAKAYPLQQGHIHLASYAPPDDDAILMTMSQEMQTY